A stretch of the Sorangium aterium genome encodes the following:
- the glmU gene encoding bifunctional UDP-N-acetylglucosamine diphosphorylase/glucosamine-1-phosphate N-acetyltransferase GlmU produces the protein MATQPTPLTAVVLAAGQGTRMKSARPKVLHELCGRPMLHYVVDAALAAGASDVVVVVGHGRDEVSAALDKAFGAQGKKVRTALQPQQRGTGDAVRCAMPHIDATSEAILILCGDTPLLDPEQLTQLRGALDRAGGAPMAMLTAEVSDPTGYGRILRDASGRVIGIREHKDATPEERAITEVNPGVYLARSGFLERALAGLTTDNAQGELYLTDIVAQAAKAGGAAAVVARDVGSLVGINDRAQLAAAEEVLHGRISDRLRKSGVTIRTSARIDAGVAVEPDAVIEHAVVLRGRTRVGAGARIDVGSVLTDVVVEAGASVKPYTVASQSSIGAGAQIGPFSHLRPESQIEADAHIGNFVETKKTVVRKGAKANHLAYLGDGDIGEGANVGAGTIFCNYDGFRKHRTEIGAGAFIGSDSQIVAPVKIGAGAYVATGTTVTRDVPDEALAIGRVKQENKDGYATRLKARLKDAAKK, from the coding sequence ATGGCGACCCAACCCACCCCGCTCACCGCTGTCGTTCTCGCTGCTGGACAAGGGACTCGGATGAAGAGCGCCCGGCCGAAGGTGCTCCACGAGCTCTGCGGCCGGCCGATGCTCCATTACGTCGTCGACGCGGCGCTGGCCGCCGGCGCCTCCGACGTCGTGGTCGTCGTCGGCCACGGCCGCGACGAGGTCTCGGCGGCCCTGGACAAGGCGTTCGGCGCCCAGGGGAAGAAGGTCCGCACCGCGCTCCAGCCCCAGCAGCGCGGCACGGGCGACGCGGTGCGCTGCGCCATGCCGCACATCGACGCCACCTCCGAGGCGATCCTGATCCTGTGCGGCGACACGCCGCTGCTCGATCCGGAGCAGCTCACGCAGCTCCGCGGGGCGCTCGACCGCGCGGGCGGCGCGCCGATGGCGATGCTCACCGCGGAGGTCTCCGATCCGACGGGGTACGGCAGGATCCTCCGCGACGCTTCGGGCCGTGTGATCGGCATCCGCGAGCACAAGGACGCGACGCCCGAGGAGCGCGCGATCACCGAGGTGAACCCCGGCGTCTACCTCGCCCGCAGCGGGTTCCTCGAGCGCGCGCTGGCCGGGCTGACGACGGACAACGCGCAGGGTGAGCTCTACCTGACCGACATCGTCGCGCAGGCGGCGAAGGCCGGCGGCGCCGCGGCGGTCGTGGCCAGGGACGTCGGCTCGCTCGTGGGCATCAACGACCGCGCGCAGCTCGCCGCCGCCGAGGAGGTGCTCCACGGCCGCATCTCCGATCGGCTGCGCAAGAGCGGCGTCACGATCCGCACGAGCGCCCGCATCGACGCGGGCGTGGCCGTCGAGCCGGACGCCGTGATCGAGCACGCCGTCGTCCTGCGGGGCCGGACGCGGGTGGGCGCGGGCGCGCGGATCGATGTGGGCTCGGTGCTCACGGACGTGGTCGTCGAGGCGGGCGCCTCCGTGAAGCCGTACACGGTCGCCTCGCAGTCGTCGATCGGCGCCGGCGCGCAGATCGGGCCGTTCTCGCACCTCCGGCCGGAGAGCCAGATCGAGGCCGACGCGCACATCGGCAACTTCGTCGAGACCAAGAAGACCGTGGTCCGGAAGGGCGCGAAGGCGAACCACCTCGCCTACCTCGGCGACGGCGACATCGGCGAGGGCGCGAACGTCGGCGCCGGGACGATCTTCTGCAACTACGACGGCTTCCGGAAGCACCGGACCGAGATCGGCGCCGGCGCCTTCATCGGCAGCGACTCGCAGATCGTCGCCCCGGTGAAGATCGGCGCGGGCGCCTACGTGGCGACGGGCACGACCGTGACCCGCGACGTGCCGGACGAGGCGCTGGCGATCGGCCGGGTGAAGCAGGAGAACAAGGACGGCTACGCGACGCGGCTCAAGGCGCGGCTGAAGGACGCGGCGAAGAAGTAG